In the genome of Fulvivirga maritima, one region contains:
- a CDS encoding amidohydrolase family protein, with amino-acid sequence MSNMEALKAATINGANYLGIDEQVGSLKEGKLADLIVLDKNPLNGITNSNSVRYTMANGRLYDATTMNEIGNQEQTRSKFYWENNKYNQAFDWHETAESYMKVGCSCEADH; translated from the coding sequence ATGAGTAATATGGAAGCCTTGAAAGCTGCTACTATCAATGGAGCTAATTATTTAGGTATAGATGAGCAAGTGGGCTCTTTAAAGGAAGGTAAACTCGCTGATTTAATAGTGTTAGATAAAAATCCTTTAAATGGAATTACGAACTCTAACTCTGTACGTTATACTATGGCTAATGGCAGGTTGTATGATGCCACCACCATGAATGAGATAGGTAATCAGGAGCAAACCAGAAGCAAATTCTACTGGGAAAATAACAAGTATAACCAGGCGTTTGACTGGCATGAAACCGCTGAAAGTTACATGAAAGTGGGCTGCAGCTGCGAGGCAGATCATTAA